DNA from Bordetella genomosp. 13:
CAGGCGCAGGGCCTGCTGTTCGTCACGCCCGAGCACAATCGCTCGGTTCCCGCCGCGCTGAAGAACGCCATCGACTGGGGTACCCGTCCCTGGGGCCAGAACTCGTGGATGGGCAAGGCGGGCGGCATCGTGGGCACCTCGCCCAGCGCGGCGGGCTCGGCCATGGCGCAGCAACACCTGCGCAACATCCTGGCCGCCGAAGGCGTGAACGTGCTGACCACCCCCGAAGTGTTCCTGCAGATGAAGGACGGGCTGATCGACGATCAGTACCAGATCACCGACGAGGGTACGCGCAAGTTCCTGCAGGGCTGGATGGACCGCTACGAAGCCTGGGTGCGGAAGGTAGGCTGAACGCCCTGCGGCGGGGATGTCCGGGTAGACCCGCATTTATCCCCGCCGCATGTGGAAAACGCTGAGGACAGCTTGAGGGCAGCCAAAATTTCACGTTTCTTATCAATGCCCTAGGTACCGTGATCAAAAAAGGGTCACGACGCCGCCGACTTTTCCACGCGGTATGTGGATAAGGCTGGGCATAGCCTGCGGGCAGTTCGGGAAATCCCTTACGGGACAATCGTTTGCGGGCGCCGCGCACAAACCGCGCACGAAGGAAGCACGGCAGCGTCCGGACCCGGCCCGCACACACTGAAACGGGCTTATCCACTGCGGATGTGGAAAAGCCTATGTACAGCTTTCTGACAATTCAGAAAAACACCGCTGCGACAAGCACTTGGAGTTCGCCGCTCAAATTCTTACCGCAATGTTTCCAAAGTGCCTATCCGCCACCCTCACGACTCCAGACGCATGCCCAGCTTGATGCCCACCTGCCAGTGCGCGATCTTGCCGTTCTCGACATGGCCGCGCACCTCGGTCACCTCGAACCAGTCGATGTTGCGCAGCGTCTCGGATGCGCGTGCGATGGCCTGGGCGATGGCGTCGTCCGTAGACACGGTGGACGAGCCGACCAGCTCGATCTGCTTGTAGACGTGGTTGGACATGGCGTGACCTCCTGGCGTATGGCCGGGCCCGCCGGCGCGGAGGGATTCCGCGCCAGGGCCGGGTGAGCCACATCAGCACGTCGCGTGCCGCACGAGCGCGTGTTGCGCACGGATCGAGCGCGGCGCATACTGGGTCGACACTTTATCGTCGCGAGGCGCCCATGCCGCTGCGACCGCCGATGACCCTCTCTGGCCCGCGCCCCCTCGGCTTGCGGCGGCGGCGCGGCAGTGCGCGATCGCCGCATGGCGACCTGCCACCGGCCGACATGTGTCGCGCCCACACTACGGAGCGTGCCCCGACATGCGCGACGCTCGAGACATGAACACCACAGAGCCGACGGGCACGGACAAGCGCGATCTGCTGCTGCGCCTGCTGCCCATGTCGGCCTCGCTGTCGGGCCTGTGCATCGCCGGAGTGACGCTCTTCCGGTCGAACCACCGCCTGGCCGGCCTCGAAACCATTGCGGACGACCTGCTGGCGATCTGTTCGTTCCTGTTCCTGATCGCCACCTATATGTCGTTCTGGGCGCTGAGAACCCGACGCGAGCGCTTGACCGACAAGCTGGCCACGGCCAGCGACGTGCTGTTCTTCGGCGCGCTCAGTCTGCTGGTCAGCGTAGGGTTCATGATGGTCTACACCATACTGTAGGCCGCGCCTGCGCGGCTCGGCACCGGACCGCGACGCCGCCGGTGCCGGGGCACGCGGCATCACGCCCGGGTGCCTATCGCCGACATCCCGGATCCCCACCGACGTCACCAACGTAGCGCGCCGCAGCGCAATCCCGGTCGCGGAATCACCACGTCATCGTCGAATGGCTGGCAGTCCGGCACGAGGACTCAGCCGTCGGTATTCAATGCCGCATCGAGCGGCTCGATCCTGCGATCTCCACGCCCGGACGCAGATGGAACGCGCGGTACGTGCCATGTTCATTTCAACCAGCCTGCCGCTACCAGGGCATTGCGCCAAGCGCGTGCTCGGAAGAACCGTTGCCCACGCCGAACCGGACGCGCAGACGGCACTCCACGCTCCGTCGTGCCCACACAACGCTACAAGACCCTCCCAACGGGCCCAGCACGACAAATCAGAAACACTTTCCGCGATATTCGAGGCTTATTGAGTATAGGAATTTACATTTCCTGATTAAGTTGAAAAATTTGTTTACTGGCGCAAGAAATATATGTCAAATAGTATGCGTCGATTTCCCTGTGTAGCGTCTTCCCCGCGGTTCCGATCTCATGTCCAGCCGATTCGCCTCTCGCCGCCCCTTCCCGCCTTCCCTCATCTCGTCCTCGCTGGCCATGGCCGCGGCGCTGCTGACAACGCCGGTGACAGCGCAGACCGTACCGCAACTCCCGTCCGCCGCCGAACCGGGCCGCCAGCTGCCGCAGCCGGTCATGCCGCAGAGCACGCCCAGCGCTCCGCGCGTGTCGGTGCCGCAGGGCCAGGCCACCGAGGCGCCCGCGGGCGCGGAAAACCTCAGCTTCACGCTGACGGACATGAGCATCGAAGGCGCCAGGCACTACCCCGCCGCGGACCTGCGCACGCTGTACCAGCCGCTGCTCGGCAAGACCATCACCGTGGCCGACGCCTTCAAGGTGGCTAATGACATCGAGCTGCGCTATCGCAACGACGGCTATGTCACCACGCGCGTCATCGTGCCCGAGCAGACCATCGAGGACGGGCGCTTCCGCATCGTGGTGGTGGAAGGCTTCATCTCGGACGTGAAGTACGACGGCGACATCGGCCCGGCCCAGGCGGCTGTGGAAAAACTGGTTCGCCGCCTGCGCGCCATGCGGCCCGTGAACGTGGCCGAGGTCGAACGCCAACTGCTGCTGGCCAACGACCTGCCCGGCCTGACGGTGCGTGCCTCGCTGGAATCGTCGCCCACCGAAGTCGGCGGCTCGGTGCTGGTGGTGCGCAGCGAGCGCAAGGCGGTCGATGCCTCGCTTACCCTGGACAATCGCGGCTCGCCCTATCTGGGCTGGAGCGAGATGATAGGCCAGGTGTCGCTGAACTCCTTCGGCGCCCGCGCCGACCGCGTCACCCTGACCGGCCGGCTGGGCCTGCCCGCCGAGCGCAGCCAGGCAGTCGCGGCGAACTACGACATGCTGGCCACCGACACCGGCATGACGGTGGGCCTGGCCGCCAGCTATGCCAAGAGCGAACCCGGCCGCGAGCTGGCCGATCTCAACGTGGCGAGCGACGTGCAGTCGTATTCGGCCACCGCCACCTACCCGCTGATCCGTTCGCGCCTGCAGAACCTGCGCGCAGTCGGCCAGTTCGAGGTGCGCAACGTCACCACCGACATCACCGACACGCCCTTCACGGAAGACCGCCTGCGCGTGCTGCGCATGGGCCTGAGCTATGACCGCACCGACAGCTGGAACGGCATCACTGCCGTTCGCGGCACGCTGCACAAGGGCCTGGACGGACTGGGTGCGTCGGACAACGGCAACGAGCTCGCCTCGCGCGTGAACGGCCGCTCCGACTTCTTCAAGTTCACGGCCGAACTGACGCGCCTGCAGCAGCTGACCGACCGCTTCAGCCTGCTGGCCACGTTTGCCGGCCAGTACAGCGCCAGCCCGCTGCTGGCCAGCGAGGAATTCGCGCTGGGCGGCCCCAACTTCGGCCGCGGCTACGACGACGGCGAAATGTCCGCCGACAGCGGCATCGCGGGCTCGCTGGAACTGCGCTATGCGGTGTCCACGCCCACCCTGCTGCCGCACGGCGCGCACGTGTACACGTTCGTCGATGCCGGCCGCATCTGGGCGCGGCGCGACAGCGAAACGGACCTGACGCGCGCCAAGCTGTCGTCGATCGGCGCCGGCATGCGCGCCAACCTGACCAAGAACGTCTACGCCACGTTCGAAGTCGCCAAGCCCACCAGTTCCGACGTCCTTACGCAGGGCGACAAGAATCCCCGGTTCTTCTTCAGCATCGCGGCCCAGTACTAAGCAGAGACGAGATTGATTATGGAAAAGCGCTCTACCCGCAGCATCGGCAAACGCTCCCCCGTCAAGGCCGCTCGCCGGCTGCATCTGCACAAGGAAACCGCACTGCCGGCGCTCAGCACGCTGGCCGTGGTGCTGGGATCGATGGTGTCGGGCGGCGTGCACGCCAACCCCACCGGCGGTTCGGTGGTGGCAGGTTCGGCCTCCATCATCGACCGCGGCAATGGCACGCTGGACATCAACCAGTCCACCGGCAAGGCCATCATCAACTGGAAAGACTTCAACATCGGCAAGGGCGAGACGGTCAACTTCCGCCAGCCGGGCGGCAAGAGCGTCACGCTGAACCGCGTGGTGGGCAATGACCCATCGGCCATCTTCGGCCGCCTGAACGCCAACGGCACCGTGATGCTGGTCAATCCCAACGGGGTGGTGTTCGGCAAGGGCGCACGCATCGACGTAGGCGGTCTGGTGGCCACCACGGCCAACATCCGCGACCAGGACTTCCTCGCCGGCAAGTACAAGTTCGACCAGGCCTCGCCCAAGCTCGATGCCGCGGTGATCAACGAAGGCACCATCAGCATCAAGGACAGCGGCCTGGCTGCGCTGGTGGCGCCGTCGGTGCGCAACTCGGGCGTGATCGAGGCCAGGCTGGGTCGCGTGGCGCTGGCGGGCGCGCGCACCTTCACGGTGGATTTCCAGGGCGACGGGCTGCTGAGCTTCGACGCCAGCTCGGCGGTCGAAGGCCTGCCCAAGGATGCCGACGGCAAGCCGGCAGGCGCGCTGGTGTCGAACACCGGCGAGATCCGCGCCGACGGCGGCACGGTGCTGATGACCGCGCGCGCGGTCAAGGGCGTGATCGACAACGTCATCAACACCGACGGCATCGTCAGCGCCAAGGCGGTGGGCACCAAGAACGGCAAGATCGTGCTGTCGGGCGGCGACGCGGGCACGGTCAAGGTGGCCGGCACGGTGGACGCCACCGGCAAGAACGCGGGCGAACGCGGCGGCAAGGTCGTGGTGACCGGCGAGCACGTGGACGTGGTCCGCGGCGCCGCCATCGACGCGTCGGGTTCGGCCGGCGGCGGGGAGATCGCGCTGGGCAGCCTGGGCGTCGCGCCCGACGACGGCTCGGCCGCGTTCAGCGGCAAGTCGTCCACAGTCAAGGTGGCCGCGGGCGCCACGCTGAAGGCCGACGCCCTGGTCAAGGGCGACGGCGGCGACGTGACGATGTGGTCCAACGACGCGACCGCGTTCGCCGGCAGCCTGTCGGCGCGCGGCGGCGAGCAAGGCGGCGACGGCGGCTTCGCCGAAGTGTCCAGCAAGAAGAACATCGGCCTGACGGGCTCTGCCGACCTGCGCGCGCCCAAGGGCAAGACCGGCCTGCTGCTGATCGACCCGACCGACCTGCGCATCATCGACGCCGGCGCCGGCGCCCTGGACGGCAGCGCCGGCGACGGCACCATCAACGGCGGCGATGCCAACGCCGCCACCAACACCGTGTCGCGCGGCCTGCTGGAAAGCCTGGCCGGCACGACCAACATCAAGCTCGAGGCCACGGGCCAGATCACGGTGGCGGGCGACATCTCGCTCATCGACCTGCAGACCGCGCCCGGCCACAGCTTCACGATGCGTTCGACGCAGACGGGCGGCATCCGCTTCGAGAATGCGGACACCGAGATCAGCACCCAGGGCGGCTCCATCACGCTGGAGGCGCTGGGCGTGGGCAGCACGCTGGACAACATCGGCAAGCTGACCAGCCGCGGCGGCAACGTCACGCTCAACGCCACCGGCGACATCAACCTGGCCAACGTCATCGATGCGGGCGCGGGCGTGGCGCTGGTCCGCACCAGCGCGGGCACGATCCGCAACACCGGCGGCGCCAGCCAGGTGGTCGCGGGCGGCAGCGTCACGCTGGACGCCAGCGGCGGCAGCATCGGCATGCCGGGCAATGCGGTCAACACTCAAACGGCGCACCTGTCGCTGGCCACCGGCGGCAACCTGGTCGTGGCCAACCGGACGGCACTGACCTCGCTGGACATCACCAGCCGCCACGCGCAGGCGAACGTCGACAACGTCTTCGAACTGTCGTCGGTCGGCCTGGACTTCGACGTGACCGACGCGGGCGGCTATACGCTGGACAGGGTGCGCCAGAGCGGCCTGAACTTCTCGTTCACCGGCGACCGCACGATCACCGCCGGCGACATCAGCCTGGGCGCGGGCGCGCTGGCGCTGAATTCGACGTCCGGCCATATCCTCGGCACATCGGCCTCGCGGCTGAGCGCCGGCAGCATCGCGCTGTCCGCCGCGGGCAGCAATGGCCGCAACGGCGCCATCGGCTCCTTCAGCCAGGCGCTGAACACGCAGACCGCCAGCCTGACCGCCGCCAGCGGCACGGGTGGCGTGTACCTGAACAACGCCATGAGCCTGGCGCTCAACTCGGTCGACACTACCGGCAGCCTGTTCGTGACGAATGCGGGACAGCTGACGCTGGGCGCCATCAAGGCCGGCGCCTCGTCCACCCTGAGGGCTACTGCCGGCAGCATCCTGGACGACGGCAACGACGCCACGATCGTCGCGACCCCGTCGCTGACCTTGTCGGCGGAGTACGGCACCATCGGCACGCTGGCACGCAGCCTGAAGACCAACGCCAGCACCTTGTCGGCCACCGGCGCGACCGGGGTCTACCTGGATAGCACCAGCAGCCTGAACATCACCGAGGCCCAGTCCGACGGCGGTTCCATCGCGATCACCAGCGGCGGCCACATCACGGCCAACAACGTCGGATCCGGCGGCGGCGCCATCAACCTCACCGGCAACAGCATCTCCGCCGGCCAGGTCAATGCCGGAGCGGGCAACGTCACCCTGACCGCGCGCGCGGGCAGCATCACGGGCAACAGCGCGTCGCTGATCACCGGCAGCGTCGTCACCCTGCTGGCCCCGGCCGCCAATTCCGCCTACACGGTGGGAACATCCGGCACCGCACTGCGCACCGCCGCCGGCGAACTGCACGCCACGGGCGGCCAGATCTACATCCACCAGGCGGACGGCTCCGTGCTGCTGGACGACCTGACGGCATACCAAGGCATCACTGTCACCGGCGTGGCCGACCTGACCGCGAACATGCTGAATGCGGGCACCGGCACGCTGCGACTCAACGCCCAGGGCGGCAGCATCCTGCGGGCCAACGCCAGCAGCGTGCTGGCCGGCAACAGCGTCGACCTGCAGGCGCAACGGCACATCGGCACCTCCGGCGACCATATCGAGACATCCACCGCCAGCCTCACGCTGAACAGCGGCGGCGACATCTACGTCGACAACCCCGACAAGGCGCTGACGCACCTGTCCATCGCCAACTCGCACGCGGACACCAGCCGGCGCAACACGCTGCTGGTCTCGGCGCCCTTCCTCGAGTTCGACGTCAACGACGATCTCGGCGTCGCCTATGAACTGCGGAACGTGTACAGCTCGCTGCTGAACCAGTTCGTCTTCCGCGGCGACCAGGACCTGAAGCTGGGCACCATCCGGGCCGGCAGCGGCGTCACGCTGACGTCCACGCAAGGCAACATCCTGGACGACGGCAACGCCAATACGCGGGTCACGGCCAACAGCGTTGGCCTTTCCGCCTACCTGGACATCGGCACCAGCGCCGACTTCATCGCCGTCAACGCGCCGTCCCTGTCGGCCGACACGCGCGGCAACCTGTACGTCACCGACATCGCCGACCTCAGCTCCCTGACGGTCTATGCCCGCCACAAGGCCGACGACGATCACTACGTGCTGGACGTGCGCGCGCCGTCGCTGCTGTTCGACATCAGCGACGATGCCAGCGGCCACACGATCCACCAGTTGCGCGACAGCAACTGGGTGAACTTCAGCTTCTACAGCGATCGCGACATCACGGCAGGCAGCATCGATGCGGGCTATGCCGGCACCATCACGCTGAACACCTCCGGCGGCATCATCGACGACGGAAACAAGAACACCCTGCTGCTGGCCAACTCGGTGAACCTGTATGCCGGGCGGGCCGTCGGCGCGGGCGGCGCCGGCTACATGGACATCCTGACCAGCAACCTGAACGGTTCGGCGGGCAGCGGCATGTTCAACGTCCGCCTGCCCAATCCGGTCGGGTCCGGCAACTACACCGGCATCATCACGCTGGGCAGCATCACGGCGTCGGACCTGGTGCAGATCGACGCCGTGCAAGGCGACCTGGTACTGGGCAGCATGGTGCGCAGCAACACCGGCAACGTCTCGCTGATCGCGCGCAACGGTTCCATCCAGGGCTCCGGCAGCGTGTATTCCGGCGCCGGTTTCATCACTCTGGACGCTGCGGGCCAGATCGGCGGCATGTATGCCGACACCGACCGCAGCGTGGGTGTCGGCGGCGCCGGGCAGGTGACCGTGATGGCCACGGCCGGCGGCGAGATATACCTGAACGGCGGGTCGTCCAACATCTTCCTGGCCAGCCTGAACGCAGGCGGCAATGTCCGCCACACGCAATGGTCGAACACGACCACGGTGGGCAATGTGCTGTCCGGCGGGTCGGTCTCGATAACGAACGATTCCGGTTCCATTGCCGATGACGGCAATGCGGCAACGTTGATCCGCGGCAGCAGCGTCGCCCTGCGGGCGATCTCGGGCGCCATTGGCGCACCCGCCGCCGTGCTGACGGTGCAGACGTCCGACCTCACGCTGGCCAGCGGCGGCAACATCGCCGTGCACAACACGGCAGGCCTGGACCGCCTGGACATCACGCGCCATGGCGCGGGCAGCGGCGCGTATTGGATCACGGCGCCCAACCTGACGTCCTTTACGATCTCGGACGATGCCGGCGGCCTGCACCTGAGGGACATCGCCAGCTCGACCGACCTCGATTTCGGGTTCAACGGCGTCAACAAGAACGTGCTGGTCGGCAACATCGACACGGGCGCGAACGGCACTGTGCGACTGGCCTCCGGACTGAACATCGCCAACGACGATCCGGCCAACCGCGGCGCCATCCGGGCCGCGACAGTCTCGCTGGCGGCAGGCAGCAGCGGCTCCATCGGCTCGGCGGTGGCGGGCGGCGCGCTGGCCCTGACCGGCACGTCCAGCCTGTCCCTGACCTCGGGGAACAACGTCTACGTGGACAGCGACACCGTGCTGCGCAGCCTGTCCATCAACAGCCTGCGTTCGGCCGGGCTGGCCAGCAACTACGCCATCGGCACGGCGGCCGGCCAGACCGTGCGGATCAGCGACGACGGGCTCACGCACTATCTCGAGCAGATCACCGGGGGGCTGACGGACTTCAGCTTCAGCGGCCGCAAGAACATCCTGGTCGGCACCATCGGCGCCAGCAACTCGGTCAGCCTGACCACCGCCAACGGCGGCGTCAACTCCAGCATCACCAGCGACGGCGGCGCCGGCCGCATCACGGCCGACACCGTGACGCTGTCCGCCACGGGTTCCGACAGCTATACCGCCCGCGACGCGAAAACCGGCGCCATCGGCATGGCCAGCGGCGCGCTGCGCGTCAGCACCAGCAACCTGGACATCGCCAACAACGGCGACATCTACCTGAACAACGGCGGGCTGGCGCTCAGCAGCCTCGATCTGTACCTGTCGCGCCGCGACGCCGGCAGCACCACCAACTTCGACACCAACGTCTATGCGATCGGCGGCCTGGGCGGCCAGACGCTGGGAATATCCGGCGGCACGAACCTGTCGATCAGCGCCAACATGGCCGGCGCCGATCTGTCGATCAATGCCGACTCCGGCCTCACGTCCAACGGCATCAGTACGGGCGTGGCCGGCACGGTGGCGCTGACCTCGCGCTACGCCAACAGCAACGTCGCGCCCAGCATAGGCGGCACCGGCCTGATCACCGGCGGGAAGGTCAGCCTGAGCGCCCTGGGCACCAACGGCAGCGTCTCGGCACAGACGAGCACGACCGACCTGTCGATCGCGTCGGCCGGCAATGTCAGCGTCAACAACAACATCTCGCTGAACGCCCTGTCGCTGACGGCGAACCACAACCGTTCCGGCGGGTCGTCCAGCAACACGTACGCCATCACCGCCAGCAACCTGTCGGCGTTCTCGCTGAGCGACTCGACCGGCACCTCGGGCCTGACGCTCGGCGACGTGCGCAGTTCGGGCAACCTGGCGCTGTCCATTTCGTCGGACCGCACGCTGACGGTCAGCAACGTCAACACGGGCGCCGGCGGCTCGGTCTCCCTGAGCACTACCGGCACGATCTACGGCAACAGCTCCAGCGCCGCCAGTCCCAACATCACCACGGGCGCGCTGACGCTGAACGCCAATTCGGTGACGGGCACCTACAACACCGTCCGGCCGCTGTACGTCAGCGTCGATTCGCTGTCCTCGAACATCCGCGGCAGCATGTGGGTGTCGAACAACAAGAGCCTCACGCTGCTGAACAACAACGTCGCCAGCTCGGCCGAGGTGAACGTCACCAACGGATCGATCATGCAGGGCGCGGGCGCCTTCGTGGCCC
Protein-coding regions in this window:
- a CDS encoding NADPH-dependent FMN reductase, whose protein sequence is MSNIKIAVFVGSLRAASINLKLARALEKLAPAEFQFEYASLGDVPLYNQDHENDMPPAAAKLKQLIAQAQGLLFVTPEHNRSVPAALKNAIDWGTRPWGQNSWMGKAGGIVGTSPSAAGSAMAQQHLRNILAAEGVNVLTTPEVFLQMKDGLIDDQYQITDEGTRKFLQGWMDRYEAWVRKVG
- a CDS encoding dodecin; this encodes MSNHVYKQIELVGSSTVSTDDAIAQAIARASETLRNIDWFEVTEVRGHVENGKIAHWQVGIKLGMRLES
- a CDS encoding ShlB/FhaC/HecB family hemolysin secretion/activation protein yields the protein MSSRFASRRPFPPSLISSSLAMAAALLTTPVTAQTVPQLPSAAEPGRQLPQPVMPQSTPSAPRVSVPQGQATEAPAGAENLSFTLTDMSIEGARHYPAADLRTLYQPLLGKTITVADAFKVANDIELRYRNDGYVTTRVIVPEQTIEDGRFRIVVVEGFISDVKYDGDIGPAQAAVEKLVRRLRAMRPVNVAEVERQLLLANDLPGLTVRASLESSPTEVGGSVLVVRSERKAVDASLTLDNRGSPYLGWSEMIGQVSLNSFGARADRVTLTGRLGLPAERSQAVAANYDMLATDTGMTVGLAASYAKSEPGRELADLNVASDVQSYSATATYPLIRSRLQNLRAVGQFEVRNVTTDITDTPFTEDRLRVLRMGLSYDRTDSWNGITAVRGTLHKGLDGLGASDNGNELASRVNGRSDFFKFTAELTRLQQLTDRFSLLATFAGQYSASPLLASEEFALGGPNFGRGYDDGEMSADSGIAGSLELRYAVSTPTLLPHGAHVYTFVDAGRIWARRDSETDLTRAKLSSIGAGMRANLTKNVYATFEVAKPTSSDVLTQGDKNPRFFFSIAAQY